One genomic segment of Stenotrophomonas sp. 704A1 includes these proteins:
- a CDS encoding AAA family ATPase, whose amino-acid sequence MPYATALPLHPQGPPMNLVLYGIDRELLPRLAAKLPPATVLHWQDSGEPTSAQDLQRGPQNLVLLDFRPEHASASTVLAQQLQQTQPELTLVAVGATSTGQVEGVVMALRAGLRDVLDLDSDNTGIEAALRRALSPRPAASAQQVHKARLIVLLGVRAGVGTSTLAAHLSVLAQQTRTLAQGEAAVQDGLLMELAQPAGDLALYLNLDSRFHYEDALRNASRIDATLARTAMARHASGLVLLDRASGSDALPPSDPGALLQRLRGVFASVLCDAGGCPLRQVPPLLLDQADEIWLVADASIATLVSLDHALKHLAGQRDREKRLQLLINRHDDSSGMSPEQIARRFELPLLATLPERPRVRSAASQGHLLLQDAPRDPYLRALAPLVQRLDPAACPVQAHGLRERLALALGGSQWKTK is encoded by the coding sequence ATGCCCTACGCCACCGCCCTGCCACTGCACCCGCAAGGACCGCCGATGAACCTGGTCCTGTACGGTATCGACCGTGAACTGCTGCCGCGCCTGGCGGCGAAGCTGCCGCCGGCCACGGTGCTGCACTGGCAGGACAGCGGCGAGCCGACCTCGGCGCAGGACCTTCAGCGCGGCCCGCAGAATCTGGTCCTGCTCGACTTCCGGCCCGAACATGCGTCGGCCTCCACGGTGCTGGCGCAGCAGCTGCAGCAGACCCAGCCGGAGCTGACCCTGGTCGCAGTGGGCGCCACCAGCACCGGTCAGGTCGAGGGCGTGGTGATGGCGCTGCGCGCCGGCCTGCGTGACGTGCTGGATCTGGACAGCGACAACACCGGCATCGAGGCGGCGCTGCGCCGCGCGCTGTCGCCGCGCCCTGCTGCCAGCGCGCAGCAGGTGCACAAGGCACGCCTGATCGTGCTGCTCGGGGTCCGCGCCGGCGTCGGCACCAGCACCCTCGCGGCCCACCTGTCGGTACTGGCGCAGCAGACCCGCACCCTGGCCCAGGGCGAGGCCGCCGTACAGGACGGCCTGCTGATGGAGTTGGCGCAGCCTGCCGGCGATCTGGCGCTGTACCTCAACCTGGACAGCCGCTTCCATTACGAGGATGCGCTGCGCAACGCCAGCCGCATCGATGCCACGCTGGCGCGCACCGCGATGGCCCGGCACGCCAGTGGCCTGGTGCTGCTGGACCGCGCCAGTGGCAGCGACGCGTTGCCGCCCTCTGATCCGGGCGCCCTGCTGCAACGCCTGCGCGGGGTGTTCGCCAGCGTGCTGTGCGATGCCGGTGGCTGCCCGCTGCGGCAAGTGCCGCCGCTGCTGCTGGACCAGGCCGACGAGATCTGGCTGGTCGCCGACGCGTCGATCGCGACCCTGGTGTCGCTCGATCATGCATTGAAGCACCTCGCCGGCCAGCGCGATCGCGAGAAGCGGCTGCAGCTGCTGATCAACCGCCATGACGACAGCAGTGGCATGAGCCCGGAGCAGATCGCACGCCGCTTCGAACTGCCGCTGCTGGCCACCCTGCCCGAACGTCCGCGCGTGCGCAGCGCCGCCAGCCAAGGCCATCTGCTGCTGCAGGATGCACCGCGCGACCCGTACCTGCGTGCCCTCGCCCCGCTGGTGCAACGCCTGGATCCGGCTGCGTGCCCGGTCCAGGCGCACGGCCTGCGGGAAAGACTTGCCCTTGCCCTGGGTGGATCGCAATGGAAGACAAAGTGA
- a CDS encoding CpaF family protein, whose protein sequence is MEDKVTPFPHVVGRNLAPENAPGTLPFAQTEQYQKVLSAAHEHLLNSIEDERIDIDSWAPDTIARWVEVQTVSFIQEWRIPINEEEMQVVAEGLVKELTGFGPLDDLLHDPTIEDILINGFKDVHVSQGGQLKRAPQRFTDDTHLMRILRRILAPLGRRLDDSNPMVDARLPNGGRLNAIISPLAVDGPMVSIRKFRKDPFTPDELLAKGTFDAPMQALLKAMVLGRCNILVSGGTSSGKTSLLNALASYVPPNERVITVEDTAELSLNHPHVVRLESRIGGAEGQGAVSIRDLVRNSLRMRPDRIVVGEVRGAEVLEMLQAMNTGHDGSMATIHANSPRDCLYRIEMLAGFAGFQGSEDSLRRQIASAIDFIVQISRLGSGRRVLVSITEITGVSDNLITTQEMFRHEVQIDGNGKEVDRWIGLGFQPHSHKLEPFRQLLRESLYGDF, encoded by the coding sequence ATGGAAGACAAAGTGACTCCGTTTCCGCACGTTGTCGGCCGCAACCTGGCGCCGGAGAATGCACCGGGCACGTTGCCGTTCGCGCAGACCGAGCAGTACCAGAAGGTCCTGTCGGCCGCGCACGAGCACCTGCTCAACAGCATCGAAGACGAGCGCATCGACATCGACTCCTGGGCCCCGGACACCATCGCACGCTGGGTGGAGGTGCAGACGGTGAGCTTCATCCAGGAATGGCGCATTCCCATCAACGAGGAAGAAATGCAGGTGGTGGCCGAAGGGCTGGTCAAGGAGCTGACCGGATTCGGTCCGCTCGATGACCTGCTGCACGATCCCACCATCGAAGACATCCTCATCAATGGCTTCAAGGATGTGCATGTCTCACAGGGCGGGCAGCTGAAGCGCGCGCCGCAGCGCTTCACCGATGACACCCATCTGATGCGCATCCTGCGCCGCATCCTGGCCCCGCTCGGCCGCCGCCTGGACGATTCCAACCCGATGGTCGACGCGCGCCTGCCCAACGGCGGCCGCCTCAACGCGATCATCTCGCCGCTGGCGGTGGACGGCCCGATGGTCTCCATCCGCAAGTTCCGCAAGGATCCGTTCACCCCCGACGAGCTGCTGGCCAAGGGCACCTTCGATGCACCGATGCAGGCGCTGCTGAAGGCGATGGTGCTGGGCCGCTGCAACATCCTGGTGTCCGGTGGCACCAGCTCGGGCAAGACCTCGCTGCTCAATGCATTGGCCAGCTACGTGCCGCCGAACGAGCGCGTGATCACGGTGGAAGACACCGCCGAGCTGTCGCTGAACCATCCGCATGTGGTGCGGCTGGAAAGCCGCATCGGTGGCGCCGAGGGGCAAGGTGCGGTCAGCATCCGCGACCTGGTGCGCAACAGCCTGCGCATGCGTCCGGACCGCATCGTGGTCGGCGAGGTCCGTGGCGCCGAGGTGCTGGAAATGCTGCAGGCGATGAACACCGGCCACGACGGCTCGATGGCCACCATCCATGCCAACTCGCCGCGTGACTGCCTGTACCGCATCGAGATGCTGGCCGGCTTCGCCGGTTTCCAGGGCAGCGAAGACAGCCTGCGCCGGCAGATCGCCAGCGCGATTGATTTCATCGTGCAGATCTCGCGCCTGGGCAGCGGGCGTCGCGTGCTGGTGTCGATCACCGAAATCACCGGAGTCAGCGACAACCTGATCACCACCCAGGAGATGTTCCGTCACGAAGTCCAGATCGATGGCAACGGCAAGGAGGTCGACCGCTGGATCGGGCTGGGCTTCCAGCCGCATTCGCACAAGCTGGAACCGTTCCGGCAGCTGCTCCGCGAATCGCTGTACGGGGACTTCTGA
- a CDS encoding type II secretion system F family protein produces MGTGLLLGVLSIVSVLLALAVWLWGTASSHEQRQASLQHAEQQLARGTGAATAADAARLPPPLPASGRRVLPWDGLLQRAGLATGWKLPLLMVLPGVALSLFGMWRLGTGWMFPLTLLLYLLGCWLWLMRRTTRLQAQLLHQLPDFLDNLVRLTALGNSLQAAFQVASMQTNAPLRGLLDTTVRYARGGMDLDRALNLAAQPYRMDVLKVLAVVMGVSVRIGGRADQILQRMGDFMRDLEQAQQELAATTSETRMSAWVLGLLPPACAVLMAISSPEFFQPVLHDPLGHRILLIALGLELVGGFLLYRLAKSL; encoded by the coding sequence ATGGGTACCGGCCTGCTGCTGGGAGTGTTGAGCATCGTGTCGGTGCTGCTGGCGCTGGCGGTCTGGCTGTGGGGCACGGCCAGCAGCCATGAACAGCGCCAGGCCTCGCTGCAGCATGCCGAGCAGCAGCTGGCCCGCGGTACCGGCGCGGCCACCGCCGCCGACGCGGCCCGCCTGCCGCCGCCGCTGCCGGCCAGCGGGCGCCGCGTGCTGCCCTGGGACGGGCTGCTGCAACGCGCCGGCCTGGCCACCGGCTGGAAGCTGCCGTTGCTGATGGTGCTGCCCGGCGTCGCGCTGTCCCTGTTCGGCATGTGGCGGCTGGGCACCGGCTGGATGTTTCCGCTGACCCTGCTGCTGTACCTGCTGGGCTGCTGGCTGTGGCTGATGCGCCGCACGACCCGCCTGCAGGCGCAGCTGCTGCACCAGCTGCCGGATTTCCTCGACAACCTGGTGCGCCTGACCGCGCTGGGCAACAGCCTGCAGGCGGCCTTCCAGGTTGCGTCCATGCAGACCAATGCGCCATTGCGCGGCCTGCTCGACACCACCGTGCGCTATGCCCGCGGCGGCATGGACCTGGACCGTGCGCTCAACCTGGCCGCGCAGCCCTATCGCATGGATGTGCTCAAGGTACTGGCCGTGGTGATGGGTGTGAGCGTGCGCATCGGTGGCCGTGCCGATCAGATCCTGCAGCGCATGGGCGATTTCATGCGCGACCTGGAACAGGCCCAGCAGGAACTGGCTGCCACCACCTCGGAAACCCGCATGTCGGCCTGGGTGCTGGGCCTGCTGCCGCCGGCCTGTGCGGTGCTGATGGCCATTTCCAGCCCGGAATTCTTCCAGCCGGTGCTGCACGATCCGCTCGGCCACCGGATCCTGCTGATCGCACTGGGGCTGGAGCTGGTCGGTGGCTTCCTGCTGTATCGCCTGGCCAAGTCGCTATGA